In Enterobacter sp. 638, a single window of DNA contains:
- a CDS encoding YraN family protein yields the protein MAQIPAGADRPGKLSRKQTGDAWELKARRWLEGKGLRFIAANVHGRGGEIDLIMKDGQVIVFIEVRFRQSSRFGGAAASVTLAKQHKLLQTAHLWLARHNGSFDTVDCRFDVVAFTGNDIEWLKNAFGEDA from the coding sequence ATGGCTCAAATACCAGCAGGGGCAGATCGTCCCGGCAAGTTAAGCCGCAAACAGACGGGCGACGCGTGGGAGCTAAAAGCGCGTCGCTGGCTGGAAGGCAAAGGACTGCGTTTTATCGCCGCTAACGTTCACGGACGTGGCGGCGAAATTGATCTGATCATGAAAGACGGTCAGGTTATCGTGTTTATTGAGGTACGTTTCCGACAGTCGTCCCGATTTGGTGGCGCTGCCGCCAGCGTGACGCTCGCCAAACAACATAAATTATTACAGACTGCCCACTTGTGGCTTGCCCGCCATAATGGGAGTTTTGATACTGTGGATTGCCGGTTCGATGTGGTAGCCTTCACCGGAAACGACATCGAGTGGCTTAAAAACGCTTTTGGCGAAGACGCATAA
- the diaA gene encoding DnaA initiator-associating protein DiaA, protein MLERIKVCFTESIQTQIAAAEALPEAISRAAMTLVQSLLNGNKILCCGNGTSAANAQHFAASMINRFETERPSLPAIALNTDNVVLTAIANDRLHDEIYAKQVRALGHAGDILLAISTRGNSRDIVKAVEAAVTRDMTIVALTGYDGGELAGLLGPQDVEIRIPSHRSARIQEMHMLTVNCLCDLIDNTLFPHQDD, encoded by the coding sequence GTGCTCGAAAGAATTAAGGTTTGCTTCACAGAAAGCATTCAAACTCAGATTGCAGCGGCGGAAGCCCTCCCGGAAGCTATATCACGCGCAGCAATGACGCTGGTGCAATCCCTGCTCAATGGCAACAAAATCCTCTGTTGTGGCAACGGCACCTCCGCCGCCAACGCACAGCATTTTGCTGCCAGCATGATCAATCGTTTTGAAACAGAACGCCCTAGTTTACCTGCCATTGCACTTAATACCGATAATGTGGTCTTAACCGCGATTGCCAACGATCGTCTTCATGATGAAATCTACGCAAAACAGGTTCGAGCCTTAGGCCACGCCGGGGATATTCTGCTGGCGATTTCTACGCGCGGAAATAGCCGTGATATCGTGAAAGCCGTCGAAGCTGCCGTGACGCGTGATATGACTATTGTCGCGCTAACAGGATATGACGGTGGTGAACTGGCAGGCCTTTTAGGCCCGCAGGATGTGGAAATTCGCATTCCCTCTCATCGCAGTGCGCGCATTCAGGAAATGCACATGCTGACGGTGAACTGTCTATGCGATTTGATTGATAACACGCTTTTCCCTCACCAGGATGATTAA
- the dolP gene encoding division/outer membrane stress-associated lipid-binding lipoprotein: MKALTPLAVLISALLLQGCIAAAVVGTAAVGTKAATDPRSVGTQVDDGTLELRVNSALSKDEQIKKEARINVTAYQGKVLLAGQAPNLELAARAKQIAMGVEGTTEVFNEVRQGQPIGLGTASSDTWITTKVRSQLLGSDQVKSSNVKVTTENGEVFLLGLVTDREGKAAADTASRVSGVKHVTTAFTYIK, translated from the coding sequence ATGAAGGCATTAACGCCCCTCGCAGTCCTTATTTCTGCGCTGCTGCTTCAAGGATGTATCGCTGCGGCTGTGGTAGGTACAGCGGCTGTCGGCACCAAAGCAGCAACCGATCCGCGCTCTGTGGGTACTCAAGTCGATGACGGCACGCTGGAACTGCGCGTCAACAGCGCCCTGTCGAAAGACGAACAAATTAAGAAAGAAGCCCGCATTAACGTGACCGCTTATCAGGGCAAAGTGCTGCTGGCAGGCCAGGCTCCCAATCTGGAGCTGGCTGCCCGCGCGAAGCAAATCGCCATGGGCGTAGAAGGCACCACGGAAGTGTTCAACGAAGTTCGCCAGGGTCAGCCTATTGGTCTGGGAACGGCATCGTCGGATACCTGGATCACCACCAAAGTGCGTTCACAGCTGTTGGGTAGCGATCAGGTGAAATCCTCCAACGTGAAAGTCACCACCGAGAATGGCGAAGTGTTCTTGCTCGGCCTGGTCACCGATCGTGAAGGCAAAGCCGCGGCCGATACCGCCAGCCGTGTGAGCGGCGTGAAGCACGTGACAACCGCATTTACCTATATTAAGTAA
- a CDS encoding permease — protein MTGQSSSQAATPFQWWKPALFFLVVIVGLWYVKWQPYYGKAFTAADTHSIGKSILAQPDASPLQAAWDYAMVYFLAVWKAAVLGVLLGSLIQVLIPRNWLMRTLGQPRFQGTLLGTIFSLPGMMCSCCAAPVTAGMRRQQVSMGGALAFWMGNPVLNPATLVFMGFVLGWHFALIRLVAGLLTVLIVASVVQYLFKDKDALPAPVDVVTPEAQGGFFARWGKTLWQLFWSTIPVYILAVLVLGAARVWLFPHADGAIDNTLLWVIAMAVAGCLFVIPTAAEIPIVQTMMLAGMGTAPALALLITLPAVSLPSLIMLRKSFPAKALWLTGLLVALSGVITGSIALL, from the coding sequence ATGACTGGTCAGTCTTCATCTCAGGCGGCAACCCCCTTTCAGTGGTGGAAACCCGCACTCTTTTTTCTCGTCGTTATCGTCGGTCTTTGGTATGTGAAATGGCAGCCCTATTACGGTAAAGCCTTCACCGCTGCCGATACTCACAGCATAGGCAAATCCATACTCGCCCAGCCGGACGCTAGCCCGTTGCAGGCGGCGTGGGATTACGCGATGGTCTATTTCCTCGCCGTATGGAAAGCCGCGGTGCTGGGCGTGTTGCTGGGATCGCTGATTCAGGTGCTAATTCCGCGCAACTGGCTGATGCGAACGTTAGGCCAGCCGCGTTTTCAGGGCACGCTGTTGGGGACGATTTTCTCGCTGCCCGGCATGATGTGCTCCTGCTGCGCAGCGCCCGTGACGGCTGGCATGCGGCGTCAGCAGGTATCAATGGGTGGCGCGCTGGCATTCTGGATGGGAAACCCGGTGCTCAATCCCGCCACGCTGGTCTTTATGGGCTTTGTGCTCGGCTGGCACTTTGCGTTGATCCGCCTGGTGGCCGGGCTACTGACCGTGCTGATTGTGGCCTCTGTAGTCCAGTATCTGTTTAAAGATAAAGATGCCCTGCCAGCGCCCGTAGACGTCGTCACGCCTGAAGCGCAGGGCGGATTCTTTGCCCGCTGGGGAAAAACGTTGTGGCAGCTTTTCTGGAGCACCATCCCGGTGTATATCCTTGCGGTACTCGTGTTAGGCGCGGCACGCGTCTGGTTATTCCCTCACGCAGACGGCGCGATCGATAACACGCTGCTGTGGGTGATTGCGATGGCGGTGGCCGGATGCTTGTTTGTGATTCCGACTGCGGCTGAAATTCCGATTGTGCAGACGATGATGCTCGCCGGTATGGGTACCGCTCCCGCGCTAGCACTGTTAATCACGCTGCCAGCCGTGAGCCTTCCGTCGCTTATCATGCTGCGCAAGTCATTCCCGGCGAAAGCGCTTTGGTTGACGGGGTTGCTGGTCGCGTTAAGTGGCGTGATAACAGGCAGTATTGCGCTGCTGTAA